In Caloramator sp. E03, the sequence TAAAACGACAAAGATAATTATAAAGAAGTTTTAAGGTTAAGTAAATATGAGGTTTAAGGAATTATAAAGTAACTTGTCAACTGGTGGCACTTTTTTTCTCTTTTCTCCATCTCCGGTGCCAGGCACCAAGGATAAGGTACCAAGGATAATTACCAAAATTAAAATTCAATGAGTAAATATTCGTCATAGAACTCAAAGCCGAGGGCTTTATATGCTTTAACTGCAGGCATGTTATTTTTTCTAACTATTAAGGTTGGTATTTTTCCTTTTGAAATAATTCTACTGCAAAGATTAGATACAACAGCTTTACAGTATCCCCTTCCTCTATGTTCAGGTAAAGTGTAAACTGCACCTATTTGACTAATTCTATCAGTTGAAGTTTGAATGTTTGCTCCAGCAACGATAAGATTATCCTTAATTAAAAACAAATAATCTTCATCTTTAGATCTTTGATTTAATGACTTTATAGCTTCGTCTTTTGTATATTTCATATTTCCAAAACCTTTTATGTTTGTTTCAACTATAAAATCTGTGATACAATCTAAATCGATTTCATGGAAACTTTTTATTTCAACTTCAGGTATTATAAATTCTTTAAAATTGTTATTTACGAAATAATAGGAATCACTAATGTTTCCACTTTGTTTTAAAGATTTTAATTCATTATATAAAGGTTCAATAAATTTTTTCATCCCTAATAAAAATTTAAACTCATTATTTTTCATTAAATCTATAAAATGCGGTATAGCATTTTTGCTTTCAAAATGAGGTATGCAGCTTCCAAGATTGTAAAAGGGTATTATACCCTTTAAAATTCCATTTTCAAAATATCCATAATAATCTCCGCATCTTCTCAAATCTTTTTTATTTTCAAGCCCGAAATATTTAACATTTCCTATTAAAAAAGTTGTGTCAATGTGATTTCTTTCAAGGTATTCTTCAACAACAGGTTTGTCTTTTTCATTTAAAATTCTTATCATAATATCCCTCCAATAAAAAATAATAAAAAATCTCACAAAGACACTAAAAAGTGACTCCGTGAGATAAATCACGTGTAGGATAAAATCCCTGTGCAGCTTTTAATGCACACTCACTTATTAATATTATATTAACTATATATAACATATATGTCAACAGATAGTAAGTTGATTGATGGGATAGCTGTTAATGCTACAAGTGCCACCATAAAAGGGAAATAAATATATAGCTGGTTGTCCTAGAATATCATAAAAATATTTGATATTTTGATAATATTTATAATCAGTTTACTAATAAAGTATTTTGTTTTACAAAATTAAAAAAGTCATTGACAAACGAAAGCAAACATAATAAAATGAAATCAAATGAAAGTATACAAAAGTGAAAATGAAATTGATACAATATTTAGACATAAGGATTTAAATATTTAAAATATAATGTTTTTATTGAAATGTCGGAGGAGTTTTGTATGTTCAGTGAAGAGAGAAAAATGCAGATAATAAGCCTCCTAAAGGAACAAGGTAATATTAAGGTTTCTGATTTAGCAAAAATTTATGATGTGTCTGAAGTTACTATAAGAAAGGATCTTCAGGAATTAGAAGAAGAAGGGCTTATAAAAAGGGTTCATGGAGGTGCAGTACTAAATAATAGTATAAAATTTGAACCTACATTTTCAGAAAAATCCGACAAATATATTCAGGAGAAAGAAAGCATAGGAAAAGCTTCAGCAAAGCTTATAAAGGATGGAGATATAATAGCTCTTGATGCAGGAACAACCACGCTTCAGATTGCAAAAAACATAACTGCAAAGAATTTGACTGTTGTAACTAATTCTCTTGATATAGCATATCAGCTTTCAAGCAAGAAAGATATTGAAGTAATAGTTACAGGTAGTTTATTAAGATGGGAAACAAGAGCTTTTGTAGGGCCATTAACTGATATGACATTAAAAAATATAAGGGTAGATAAGGCTTTTATAGGTACAAATGGAATATCATTAAAATTTGGGCTTACAACGCCAAATATAACTGAGGCAAATACGAAGAAAACATTGATAAGTATATCTCAGCAGATTATTGTTGTTTGTGATCATTCAAAATTCAACTCAGTTTGTTTTGCAAAAATAGTTGATATTGACGAAATCGATATTGTTGTTACTGACAGTGGTATTGATAAGTCAATTAAAAAACAATTTGAAAAAGCAGGAGTTGAACTTACTATATCAGAATTGGAGGTAAATTAATGATTTTTACTGTTACATTGAATCCAGCTGTTGACAAAACCCTTAGGATTCCTAATTTTAGTGTTGGACAAGTAAATAGGGTAGAATCTTTAAGAGTAGATGCAGGAGGAAAGGGAATTAACGTTTCTAAAACAGTAAAAGAATTAAAGGGGGAAAGTACTGCTTTTGGATTTATTGGTGGAAAAAGTGGAGAATATATAAAAGAATATTTAGATGCTATTGGAATTAAAAATGATTTTTTATGGATAAATAGCGATATAAGAACAAATATTAAAATTGTAGATACTATAAATAATACTTTTACAGATATAAATGAAGCAGGCCCTACTGTAAGTCAAAAGGACTTAGAAAAAATTATGAAAAAAATATTAGATGCTGCTTATGAAAACTCTGTACTTGTATTATCAGGGAGTATACCAAATGGTTTAGGAAGCAGCACGTACAAAGATATCATCGAGTATGTTTCACCTAAAAATGTTAAAGTAATACTTGATGCTGAAGGAGAGCTCTTTACTGAGGGGATTAAAGCTTCACCATATCTTGTAAAGCCAAATAAGTATGAGCTTGAAAAGGCATTCAACATAAAAATTGACAATGACTTAGTGCTTATTGAGGTTTGCAGGAAAGTAATAGCTATGGGAGTTAAATATGTAGTTGTTTCCCTTGGTGAGAATGGTTCTGTAATGGTTAGCAAAGATAAAGTTTTAAAGGCAAAGGGGCTAAAAGTAGATGTAAAAAGCACTGTTGGTGCAGGTGATTCTATGGTAGCAGCCTTAGCACTTTCGATTGAGAGAAATTATGAAATGGATTATGCTTTAAGGTTTGCAGCAGCTACAAGTACAGCAAACGTTATGACAGAAGGTACACAGACAGCTGAATATGAAGTTATAAATGAGCTTATTAACAAAATTGAGATTGTAGAGATTAATATGTAAAGGAGAGAAGAAAATGAATATAGCAGAAATTATGAACGAAAAAATGATAAAGTTGCAGCTTGATTCAAAGGATAAGATATCAGTTATAAGGGAACTTGCAGAGCTGCTTTATGAAAATGATAAACTTTATGACAAGGAAAAATATATTGAAGCAGTTTTAAAAAGAGAAGAGGAATTTTCAACAGGTGTTGGAATGGGAATAGCAATACCCCATGGAAAGAGCAGTGCAGTTAAAGAGCCTTCAATTGCTTTTGGAAGAAGCAAGGAAGGAATAGAGTATGGATCATTAGATGGACTGCCAGCACAGCTTTTCTTTATAATTGCAGTACCTGAAAATTCAAATGATGAACATTTGAGGTTATTAGGTCAGATATCAAGAAAGCTTATGCATAGGGAAGTAAGGGAAAAATTGCTTAATGCAGAAACCTTTAATGAAATAATTGAGGCTCTAAAATAAATTAATATAAAAAATAAAAAAGATAGGGGGAAATATGTATGAAAATTGTGGCTATTACATCCTGTCCGACGGGTATAGCTCACACTTACATGGCTGCAGAAGCACTTGAAATGGCTGCTAAGGAAATGGGCGTTGAAATTAAAGTTGAAACACAAGGTTCTGTAGGAGCAGAAAATGAGTTAACAGAAAAGGATATTAAGGAGGCTAATGCTGTAATAATCGCAGCAGACACAAATGTTTCAAAGGAAAGGTTTGTAGGAAAGCCTCTAATTGAAGTAGGTGTACAGGAAGCTATCAAAAATCCTAAGGCACTTATCGAAAAAGCAAAGACTGCAAAGGTTATGACCAGTGATCTTGTTGAAGAAGTTAATAAAATTAAGGAGCAGAGAAAATCCGAAACTAAAGGACCTTACAAGCATCTTATGACAGGTGTTTCATTTATGATTCCCTTTGTTGTTGCAGGTGGAATTATAATAGCATTATCCTTTGCTTTTGGTATTAATGCATTCAAACAAGAAGGAACTCTTCCAGCAGCCTTGATGCAAATTGGTGGAGGCTCGGCATTTTCGTTAATGATTCCGATATTGGCAGGATATATTGCATATTCAATAGCTGACAGACCAGGTCTTGTTCCAGGTATGGTTGGTGGTATGCTTGCATCATCAACTGGATCAGGTTTTCTTGGAGGTATTATAGCAGGTTTTGCTGCAGGATATCTTGTTGATTTCTTAAAGAAAACAATTAAATTGCCAAAAACTCTTCAAGGTTTAATGCCTGTACTAATATTACCATTATTATCTACTCTTATTATAGGACTTTTTATGATTTATATTATTGGTAAACCAGTTGCAGCAATCAATAATGGAATGGCTGCATGGCTTAAGAATTTAAGTGGAACAAACTCTGTGCTTCTCGGAATCATTCTTGGACTTATGATGGCATTTGATATGGGAGGTCCTGTAAATAAAGCAGCGTATACTTTTGGTGTTGCAACATTATCAAGCGGACAGCCCTCAATGGTTATGGCAGCTGTTATGGCTGCTGGAATGACTCCTCCACTTGGTCTTGCACTTGCTACTATAATAGCAAAGAATAAATTTACTGCTCAGGAAATTGAAGCAGGTAAAACAGCATGGGCTCTTGGAATTTCCTTTATAACAGAAGGTGCAATACCATTTGCAGCTGCAGATCCAATAAGGGTTATTCCTTCAATAATGGTTGGTTCAGCTGTTACTGGAGCATTAAGTATGATTTTTAAATCTGCACTTGCTGTTCCACATGGAGGGATATTTGTTCTTGCAATTCCAAATGCTATAACTAATTTAGGATTATATATTATAGCAATTGCTGCAGGTACAGTTGTAACAGCATTGTTAATATCAGTGCTTAAAAAGAATGTAAAATAAATAAATTTTAATATTTAAATTTAAAAGGCAGTTTATGAAAACAAATGTTTTCTTAACTGCCTTTTTTTAGGCTGTTAAAAAAGTTTGTTTTTGTTAAGCCCCCATGAAGGATTTCCATGCACTTAATCATTTTGCTAAAGCTCATGAGAGATGCTTTTTTGAAATCCATTCACGGGGTTCTTACTGTGTTTTAATAAGGATGCTATAAAGTATTTCTATAAAGTTAAAAAAATAATTTGGTAAAAGTAAAAAAACAAGATAAATGTAGAATTTTATCGATTATATGATAAAATATGGTTAGAAGATATTTTTATGATGATAGTGAGGAAATATTATGGGCTTAGATAATAAAGTAATAAATTTTAAAGGAATGATATTAATACCTCTTATCGTAGCTTTTATTTCGGTAATGGGAGTAGGCGTTATTTCATCTTTTTTTGGGATAAGGATATTAATTGAAGGAGCAAAATATTATGGAATTGATATTACAAAGATGCTTGCAGAACAAATAGAAAGTAATAGTTTATCATTGGAAGCTATTGATGAAGCTGTTGAAAACAGAATTAAAGTTATAGGGCAAGCTATTATCTTAAGCTCACAAAAACCAAGCAGCAGCTTTTTAAAAAAATTAGCTAAAGATTTTGATGTTTATGAAATAAATTGGTTTAGTAAAGATGGAGTAATATTGTATTCAAATATTGATGAATATGTTGGTTTTAAAGTCCCAAAGAACCACCCAATAGAAAAATTTATGAATTCTAATTTAAAAATATATGTTGAAGAAGATATCAGAAAGGATACAGAATCAGACAGATTTTTAAGATATGGATATATTAAAAATACAGATGGAAGCTTTATTCAAGTTGGAATTTTATCTGATGATATATTTAAATTAAAAGGTAGATTTCAATACCAAAAACAGATTGATAGCTTAAGATTTAATAAAAACGTTGTTTTTGCATATTATTATGACGCTAAATTAAGGGAATTAGCAAGGATGGAAAAGGGTAGTACATATAAACTGACAGCTGCAGATGAGTCATATAAGAAAGCTTTAAATCATAGCTACTCTGTTGAAGAAATAAGGGATAGCTTATCAGGTAAAAGGTTTATGAAGGTTACTGTGCCAATTATATATAATAATTATGTAATTGGTATTTTAGTAGTCGGAGTGACATTAGATAATTTTTACAGCATAACTCAAAAATACATAATAGCATCATCTTTAATTGCATTTATATTATGCTGCTTTATAATTATCTTTTTAAATAGAAAAATTAAACGTCCATTAGAAAGTTTATCGGTGGATGTAATCAAAATCGATTTAGAAAATAATTTGGATTATAGGCTAAATATTGAAAAGGATGATAATTTTAAAGGTTTAAAATCAATCATAAATGAAATGTTAGACAGGATATCTAAGTATTTTTATGATTTAAAGGAAAGCCATGAGGAAATTGCTGCATCTAATGAGGAATTAGCTGCAAGTCTTGAACAGCTTACAGCTACTGAGGAAGAGTTAAAAGCACAATATGATGAACTTCAAAGCTATTCAGAAAAGATTGAGGAACTTCAACAAAAATATGATATTGCAATAAAAGCAAGCAATAGCGGTGTTTGGGAAATAGATTTAAACAATATGACAATAAATATTTCAGAGAACATACTGGATATTCTAGGGAAAAATCTAGTTAGAAATGGGAACGTACATGATGTTTTAGATAAAATTTTATTAAATGAAGATAAAGAAAAATTGATTCAAAAGTTTAGAAAACATCAGGAGGGAGAGAAGGAATATATAAACCATCAAGTTAAGGTTGTAGATAAAAATGGAAATATCAAGTGGCTTTTGATTGCTGGTAGGGGGATTTTTGATTCTAAAGGTATAATTAAAAGATTGTATGGCATTTTTATTGATACTACGGATTTGAAAAAGAAAGAAAGACAGATTGAATATATGGCATATCATGATCAGCTTACAGGGCTTCCAAATAGAGCAATGTTTAATAATATAATTAATGAAGAATTAGGTAAAGGAAGCAAAGGGGCATTAATGCTTGTTGATTTAGATAATTTTAAAAATGTAAATGATATAATGGGACATGTTTGTGGCGATGAATTATTAAAGAAATTAGGAGATATTTTTAAAACTTTTTCTAATGACAAATTGTTTTTCTTTAGATTTGGAGGAGATGAATTTTTAATTTTAATTAAGGATGAGGATAGAATTAATATTGTTAGTAAATTTGCAAGGGCAATACTTGAAGCGATTAAACATGAATCAGCCTTTGTAGTTCAAGGAATTAATGTTACAGCTTGTATAGGCATTGCATTTTACCCTAAAGATGGTAGTAATTTAAAAGAGCTTCTTATGAAAGCTGATACTGCAATGTATAGAGCAAAGTATGAAGGGAAGAACAAGTATTTATATTTTTATGATGAAATGACAGATGTTTTAAAAGAGAGGGTTGAAATTGAGGGGTTACTTAAAAAAGCAGTAGAAAATAATGAAATTAATCTTTTATATCAGCCGATAGTTGATGCAAAATCAGGAGAAATAGCTTCTTTTGAGGCACTTATAAGGCTTAAAAATTCTAATATTTCTCCAGCTAAATTTATACCTATTGCAGAGGAAACGAACCTTATTATTCCAATTGGATATTGTGTTATAAAGGAAGTGGCAAGGCAAATTAGTAGGTGGAAAGAATGTGGATTTAAGATAAGGCCTGTTTCTATAAATGTATCTGCAAAGCAAATAAAAGATGATAAGTTCATAGATACACTAAAAGGTATTATTGAAGAATATAAATTAGATGCTAAGTCTATAGAAATTGAAATTACAGAAAGTATAATGCTTGAGAAGAAAGATGAAATAATGAAGAAAATTGAATATATTAAAAAATTAGGTTTTTCTGTAGCACTAGATGACTTTGGAACAGGATATTCATCACTTAACTATTTAACATTTCTTAATATTGATAAAATTAAGCTTGATAAATCCCTTTGTGATAAGTTTTTAGAAGATGAAAATATAAAGGTCATGGAAAGCATTATAATGCTTATTCAGAGCCTAAATCTTAAAGTTACAGCTGAAGGTATTGAAGATGTTAATAAACTAAACATACTAAAAAAAATAGGATGCGACTATGTACAGGGCTATGTATTTAGTAAGCCTTTGCCTAAAGAGGAGATAAATAATCTGCTGAATAAAGAATGAAAGAAAATCTAAAAACATTAGCTTAAAATTAAAATATTTTATATTGCATAAATTAAAAAAAAGGAATATCATATTATTAATACAAAAATTTACTTATATTCTTTTACTAAGGTTATCTTATAGAATAAAAATTGTTTCCTTTTATGAGGGAACATTTTTTTATTGAATATTATAACCTTTAAGACAAAATTTATATTAAGGAGGCGAAATAGCCAAAGGCTATTTGGTTATGGAAAATGTACTTCATTTAGGACTTGATGCTGGTTCAACAACAGTTAAACTTGTAATATTAGATAGTAAAGGTAATATTTTATACAGCAGATACCAAAGGCATTTTTCTGATATTAAGAATATAATATCAGGTTTAATAAATGAGGCCTATAAGAATTTTAAAGGTTTTAATATAACAATAAATGTTACAGGTTCTGCAGGGCTTTCTGTATCAAAATGGCTTAAAGTTCCTTTTGTACAGGAAGTTATTGCAGCAACTAAAAGTGTTGAAAAGTATATACCTAAGACAGATGTTGCAATAGAGCTTGGAGGAGAAGATGCAAAGATTACTTATTTCAATGGAAGCATTGAACAGAGGATGAACGGTACCTGTGCAGGAGGTACAGGTGCATTCATTGATCAAATGGCAACGCTTCTTCAAACTGATGCTAGTGGGCTTAATGAGCTTGCGAAGGGATATAAGGTAATATATCCTATCGCAGCAAGGTGTGGAGTATTTGCTAAAACCGATATACAGCCTCTTTTAAATGAAGGAGCAGCAAAAGAGGATATTGCAGCATCTATATTTCAATCTGTAGTAAATCAGACAATAAGTGGACTTGCCTGTGGAAGACCGATAAGGGGAAGAATTGCCTTCCTTGGAGGTCCTCTTTACTTTTTATCGGAGCTTAGAAAAAGATTTATAGAAACACTTAACCTAAAAGAAGATGAGGTTATCTTCCCAGAAAACTCACAGCTTTTTGTTGCGTTAGGGGCAGCACTTTTATCTTTTGAGAATAATATAATTTCATTTAAAGAGTTAAGGGACAGGCTCCGCAATTTAAACACAATATCTGAGAAAGAAGTACAAAGGTTAAGACCTCTTTTTAAGGATGAAATAGAGTTAAAAGAATTTAAAGCAAGGCATGAAAAAAATAAAGTTAAAAGGGCAGACATAAAAAGTGCAAAGGGAAATTGCTTTCTTGGAATTGATGCTGGCTCTACTACAACGAAGGCTGTTTTAATAAATGATAATGGTGAGCTTTTGTATTCTCATTATGGAAGTAACGAAGGCAATCCATTAGGATCAACTATTAAGATATTAAAAGAGATATATAGTATAATGCCAAAGGATTTGAAAATAGCAAATTCTGCCGTAACCGGATATGGAGAAGGGCTTATAAAGTCTGCACTTTCTGTTGATATTGGGGAGATTGAAACAGTAGCTCATTATAAAGCTGCACAGTTTTTCCTGCCAGGGGTTGATTTTATACTGGATATAGGCGGCCAGGATATGAAATGCCTTAAAGTTAAAAATGGGGTTATAGAAAGCATAATGTTAAATGAGGCATGCTCTTCAGGATGCGGTTCTTTTATTGAAACTTTTGCAAATTCTCTTAATATGACGGTTGATGAGTTTGCTAATTCAGCTCTTTTAGCAGAAAATCCTGTTGATCTTGGTTCAAGGTGCACTGTATTTATGAATTCGAGGGTAAAGCAGGCTCAAAAAGAGGGAGCAACTGTTGGGGATATATCTGCAGGATTATCCTATTCAGTAATAAAAAATGCTCTTTTAAAGGTTATAAAGATAAGGGATCCAAAATTGCTTGGAAATAAAATAATACTTCAAGGTGGAACCTTTTATAATGATGCTGTTTTAAGAGCCTTTGAGATAATATCAGAAAGGGAAGCTGTAAGGCCTGATATTTCAGGACTTATGGGTGCCTTTGGGGCTGCTTTAATTGCAAAGGAGAATTTTAAAGAAGGATATGAAAGTACTCTTTTAAAGTTAGATGATATAAAAAGCTTTTCTACACAAATAGATATGAAAAGATGTGGACTTTGTACAAATAATTGCCTTCTTACTATTAATAAGTTTAGTGATGGAAGGGAGTTTATATCAGGCAACAGATGTGAGAGAGGTCAGAAGGGAATTGTTAAAAATAATAACCTTCCAAATCTTTTTAGATATAAGTATGCAAGAATATTTAATTATAAACCTCTTGATGAAAGTGAAGCTAAAAGAGGGACTATAGGTATACCAAGGGTTTTAAATATATATGAAAACTATCCTTTTTGGTTTACATTTTTTACAAGGCTTGGATTTAGAGTTGAACTATCTCCAGCTTCAACACGAAAAATATATGAGCTTGGAATAGAAACAATACCTTCAGAGTCAACCTGCTATCCTGCAAAGATAAGCCATGGCCATATTATGAGCCTTGTAAATAAAGGAATTAAGAACATATTTTATCCCTGTGTTCCTTACGAAAGAAAGGAATTTGAAGAAGCAGATAATCATTATAACTGCCCTATTGTTTCAACTTATGCTGAAGTTATAAGAAATAACATGGATATATTAAAAGAAAAGAATATAAACTTTATTAGCCCATTCCTTTCTCTTGATGATGAAAAGAAATTAAAAATAAGGCTTTATGAGGAATTTAAAGATTTTGGAATATCAAAAGATGAGATAAATGATGCAGTTGATGAGGCATTAACTGAAGTAGAAAGGGTAAATAATGATATAAGGAAAAAAGGTGAAGAAGCACTTAAATATATAAAAGAGAATAATATTAAAGCTATTGTCCTTGCAGGGCGTCCCTATCATATAGATCCTGAAATAAACCATGGAATTCATGAAATGATAAACAGCCTTGGAATGGCGGTTTTAACTGAAGATTCTATTTGTCATTTAGGAAATGTTGAAAGACCTTTGAGAGTTGTTGACCAGTGGATGTATCATTCAAGGTTATATGCAGCTGCAAGCTTTGTAGCAAAGCAAGACAATATTGAGCTTGTACAGTTAAATTCCTTTGGCTGTGGGCTTGATGCAATAACTACAGAGCAGGTTCAGGAAATACTTGAAGGTAACAATAAAATATATACTCTTTTAAAGATAGATGAAGTTAATAACCTTGCTGCAGCCAGGATAAGGATGCGCTCATTAAAGGCAGCTATGGAGGAGAGGGAAAAACAAAATATAAGACCTAAAAAAATAAATAATTCTTATAAAAGAGTAATATTTACAAAAGAGATGAAGGATAAACATACTATTATTGCACCACAGATGTCCCCAATACATTTTGATTTGCTTGTACATGCTTTTAGGGCAAGCGGATATAAACTTGAAGTATTGCCTTCAGTTGATAAGGATGCTGTTGAAGAAGGATTAAAATATGTAAATAATGATGCATGTTATCCTTCAATTATAGTTGTAGGTCAGATTATTGAAGCTTTAAAGTCAGGAAGGTATGATATTAATAATACTTCTGTTATGATAACCCAAACTGGTGGAGGATGCAGGGCAACAAACTATATAGGATTTTTAAGAAAGGCTTTAAAAGATTCAGGTTTTGGACATGTTCCTGTAGTATCTTTGAACCCAGGAGGGCTTGAAACAAACCCAGGTTTTAAAATTACCCCTTCACTTATTAATAAAAGTATGATAGCACTTGTGTATGGTGATCTTTTTCTAAACGTTTTACTTAGAGTTAGGCCTTATGAAAAAATTGCAGGTTCAGCAAACCTTTTATATGAAAAATGGAAAACTAAATGTATTGAGAATATTATATCAGGGAATTATTTTACTTTTACTAAAAATATAAAGGATATTGTAGATGATTTTGAAAATATAGAAATCAGAGATATTAAAAAACCAAGGGTTGGAATTGTAGGAGAGATACTTGTAAAGTATCATCCAACAGCCAATAATGAAGTGGTAAAGATAGTTGAAAGTGAAGGAGCAGAAGCAGTTGTTCCAGGACTAATTGATTTTCTTTTATATTCTGCTTATGATTTTAATTTTAAATATAGATATTTGTCAGGAACTAGGAAAGAGATGATATTATTTAATTCTCTTATTTTAGGAGCAGAGTTCTATAGAAAACCTATGAAGGAGGCACTGAAAAAAAGTACAAGATTTGAACCTCCAAAAAGAATTGATGAACTTGCAAAAAAAGCCTCTGAAATTCTTTCAATTGGAAACATGTGTGGAGAAGGATGGCTTCTTACGGCTGAAATGATTGAGCTTATTGAAAGTGGCGTGCCTAATATAATATGTATGCAGCCTTTTGCCTGTCTTCCAAACCATGTAACGGGTAAAGGAATGATAAAAGAAATTAAAAGAAGGTATAATAAGGCAAATATTGTGGCTGTTGATTATGATCCAGGAGCAAGTGAAGTAAATCAATTAAATAGAATAAAACTTATGCTTTCAGTTGCCTTTAAGAACATACATAAGGATGCAGAAATAGAAAAAAATAACGATATTAAAATTATAAATTATAATACCATACCTTTAGAAAGGTAGGAATTCAGAGGGGGACTAAGTTTGGGTTTTGAAGTTAAAATAATAAAAAGGGAAAATCAAATTACAGCAAAATCAAATGGTGGAATAACAAAGGAGATCTATATTTACCCTGAAAGCAGTAAATACAGTAATAGGGATTTTGTATGGAGCCTTAGTATATTTACTTTAGAAGAGGAAGAATTTATTTTTGAAGATCTTCCTAATTATGAAAGATATATAATGCCTATTAATGGACAGTTAAAGCTTGAACATAAAGGATATTATAGAACTAAATTAATGCCCTTTGAAAGTGATTGGTCTTTAGGAGAATGGATAACATACGGCAAGGGTAAATCTGTAAATTTTAGCCTTGTTCTTGCAAAGGGATTAAAAGGATGCATTGATTCTTTAAAGATAAAAGATGGTATTTATGTAGATGATATGATTTGGAATGGAGATAAAGAATTTAAAAGGGAAGCTAAAGCATTATATTGCTGTAATGAAGGATTTTCAGTTGAATTTAATAACTATCAGTATTCACTTAATGCTGGAGAGATGCTTTTGATTATAGGGGATAGTGTGAAAGGAAAAGAGCAGATTAAACTGTTTAGCTCTTGTGATGAGGTAATGATTGTAAAGGCAGAGGTGCTATTCAATTAAGTTTGTTACCAATATTGGCAGGCATTTTTAGAGTGCCTGTTCTTTTTTTGCAAAATATATATTTATAATCTATAAATTGGCATAAAAATTGCATTATTATTTGTGTTAGCAAATAAGACTAAATTGTTTTATAAAATAATTTTATTCTTCAAAGATTATAAATTTATACATTTTATTATCTACAAGATTTTGATATTCTATTAATTAATGGTTTATTATAATAGAAAAAATATATTGAATAATAAATTATGCCAAAAACTTGTTCCTTTATTTTATGGATATAGCATAATTGTTTGCCATAAAAATGGGAACATGTTATATAAAAAAATT encodes:
- a CDS encoding EAL domain-containing protein, producing MGLDNKVINFKGMILIPLIVAFISVMGVGVISSFFGIRILIEGAKYYGIDITKMLAEQIESNSLSLEAIDEAVENRIKVIGQAIILSSQKPSSSFLKKLAKDFDVYEINWFSKDGVILYSNIDEYVGFKVPKNHPIEKFMNSNLKIYVEEDIRKDTESDRFLRYGYIKNTDGSFIQVGILSDDIFKLKGRFQYQKQIDSLRFNKNVVFAYYYDAKLRELARMEKGSTYKLTAADESYKKALNHSYSVEEIRDSLSGKRFMKVTVPIIYNNYVIGILVVGVTLDNFYSITQKYIIASSLIAFILCCFIIIFLNRKIKRPLESLSVDVIKIDLENNLDYRLNIEKDDNFKGLKSIINEMLDRISKYFYDLKESHEEIAASNEELAASLEQLTATEEELKAQYDELQSYSEKIEELQQKYDIAIKASNSGVWEIDLNNMTINISENILDILGKNLVRNGNVHDVLDKILLNEDKEKLIQKFRKHQEGEKEYINHQVKVVDKNGNIKWLLIAGRGIFDSKGIIKRLYGIFIDTTDLKKKERQIEYMAYHDQLTGLPNRAMFNNIINEELGKGSKGALMLVDLDNFKNVNDIMGHVCGDELLKKLGDIFKTFSNDKLFFFRFGGDEFLILIKDEDRINIVSKFARAILEAIKHESAFVVQGINVTACIGIAFYPKDGSNLKELLMKADTAMYRAKYEGKNKYLYFYDEMTDVLKERVEIEGLLKKAVENNEINLLYQPIVDAKSGEIASFEALIRLKNSNISPAKFIPIAEETNLIIPIGYCVIKEVARQISRWKECGFKIRPVSINVSAKQIKDDKFIDTLKGIIEEYKLDAKSIEIEITESIMLEKKDEIMKKIEYIKKLGFSVALDDFGTGYSSLNYLTFLNIDKIKLDKSLCDKFLEDENIKVMESIIMLIQSLNLKVTAEGIEDVNKLNILKKIGCDYVQGYVFSKPLPKEEINNLLNKE
- a CDS encoding 2-hydroxyacyl-CoA dehydratase, which produces MENVLHLGLDAGSTTVKLVILDSKGNILYSRYQRHFSDIKNIISGLINEAYKNFKGFNITINVTGSAGLSVSKWLKVPFVQEVIAATKSVEKYIPKTDVAIELGGEDAKITYFNGSIEQRMNGTCAGGTGAFIDQMATLLQTDASGLNELAKGYKVIYPIAARCGVFAKTDIQPLLNEGAAKEDIAASIFQSVVNQTISGLACGRPIRGRIAFLGGPLYFLSELRKRFIETLNLKEDEVIFPENSQLFVALGAALLSFENNIISFKELRDRLRNLNTISEKEVQRLRPLFKDEIELKEFKARHEKNKVKRADIKSAKGNCFLGIDAGSTTTKAVLINDNGELLYSHYGSNEGNPLGSTIKILKEIYSIMPKDLKIANSAVTGYGEGLIKSALSVDIGEIETVAHYKAAQFFLPGVDFILDIGGQDMKCLKVKNGVIESIMLNEACSSGCGSFIETFANSLNMTVDEFANSALLAENPVDLGSRCTVFMNSRVKQAQKEGATVGDISAGLSYSVIKNALLKVIKIRDPKLLGNKIILQGGTFYNDAVLRAFEIISEREAVRPDISGLMGAFGAALIAKENFKEGYESTLLKLDDIKSFSTQIDMKRCGLCTNNCLLTINKFSDGREFISGNRCERGQKGIVKNNNLPNLFRYKYARIFNYKPLDESEAKRGTIGIPRVLNIYENYPFWFTFFTRLGFRVELSPASTRKIYELGIETIPSESTCYPAKISHGHIMSLVNKGIKNIFYPCVPYERKEFEEADNHYNCPIVSTYAEVIRNNMDILKEKNINFISPFLSLDDEKKLKIRLYEEFKDFGISKDEINDAVDEALTEVERVNNDIRKKGEEALKYIKENNIKAIVLAGRPYHIDPEINHGIHEMINSLGMAVLTEDSICHLGNVERPLRVVDQWMYHSRLYAAASFVAKQDNIELVQLNSFGCGLDAITTEQVQEILEGNNKIYTLLKIDEVNNLAAARIRMRSLKAAMEEREKQNIRPKKINNSYKRVIFTKEMKDKHTIIAPQMSPIHFDLLVHAFRASGYKLEVLPSVDKDAVEEGLKYVNNDACYPSIIVVGQIIEALKSGRYDINNTSVMITQTGGGCRATNYIGFLRKALKDSGFGHVPVVSLNPGGLETNPGFKITPSLINKSMIALVYGDLFLNVLLRVRPYEKIAGSANLLYEKWKTKCIENIISGNYFTFTKNIKDIVDDFENIEIRDIKKPRVGIVGEILVKYHPTANNEVVKIVESEGAEAVVPGLIDFLLYSAYDFNFKYRYLSGTRKEMILFNSLILGAEFYRKPMKEALKKSTRFEPPKRIDELAKKASEILSIGNMCGEGWLLTAEMIELIESGVPNIICMQPFACLPNHVTGKGMIKEIKRRYNKANIVAVDYDPGASEVNQLNRIKLMLSVAFKNIHKDAEIEKNNDIKIINYNTIPLER